In Magnetovibrio sp., the following proteins share a genomic window:
- a CDS encoding argininosuccinate synthase, translating into MAGDIKKVVLAYSGGLDTSIILRWLQETYNCEVVTFTADLGQGEELEPARQKAEMMGIKDIFIEDLREEFVRDYVFPMFRANALYEGTYLLGTSIARPLIAKRQIEIAREVGADAVSHGATGKGNDQVRFELGYYACNPDIKIIAPWREWDLSSRTSLIEYAEKHQIPVPKDKRGESPFSQDANLLHISSEGKILEDPWQEPDYDLILTRMVTPMAAPDHPTEITIDFEKGDPVAINGDKLSPATLLAKLNDLGGANGVGAIDIVENRFVGMKSRGVYETPGGTVLFHARRAMESLTLDRGAAHQKDELMPRYAELVYNGFWFAPEREMLQAAIDKANERVTGTVRLKLYKGNVIITGRKSPYSLYDEAVVTFEEDSVYDQHDAEGFIRLNALRLRLGARVKM; encoded by the coding sequence ATGGCGGGCGATATCAAGAAAGTGGTTCTGGCCTACAGCGGCGGATTGGACACATCCATCATTCTGCGCTGGCTGCAAGAAACGTATAACTGCGAAGTGGTGACCTTCACCGCCGACCTCGGCCAAGGCGAAGAGCTGGAACCGGCGCGCCAAAAAGCCGAAATGATGGGCATCAAGGACATCTTCATCGAAGATTTGCGCGAAGAGTTCGTGCGCGATTATGTGTTCCCGATGTTTCGTGCCAATGCGCTTTACGAAGGCACCTATCTGCTTGGCACCTCAATCGCCCGTCCGCTGATCGCCAAACGCCAGATCGAGATCGCCCGTGAAGTCGGCGCCGACGCCGTCAGCCATGGCGCGACCGGTAAAGGCAACGACCAGGTGCGTTTCGAGCTCGGCTATTATGCCTGCAACCCCGATATCAAAATCATCGCACCGTGGCGCGAGTGGGACCTGTCTTCGCGTACCTCGTTGATCGAATATGCCGAAAAACACCAAATTCCGGTTCCCAAGGACAAACGCGGCGAATCGCCGTTCTCCCAGGATGCCAACCTGTTGCACATCTCCTCGGAAGGCAAAATCCTCGAAGATCCGTGGCAGGAGCCCGATTACGACCTGATTTTGACACGCATGGTTACCCCGATGGCGGCGCCCGATCATCCGACCGAAATCACCATCGATTTCGAAAAGGGCGACCCCGTTGCTATCAACGGCGATAAGCTCAGCCCGGCGACCCTGCTCGCCAAGCTCAACGACCTGGGCGGCGCAAACGGCGTCGGTGCGATCGATATCGTTGAAAATCGTTTCGTCGGCATGAAATCGCGCGGCGTTTACGAAACCCCCGGCGGCACGGTGCTGTTCCACGCCCGTCGCGCCATGGAGAGCCTGACGTTGGACCGCGGTGCCGCGCACCAAAAGGACGAACTGATGCCGCGCTATGCGGAATTGGTCTACAACGGCTTCTGGTTCGCACCGGAACGCGAAATGCTGCAAGCCGCCATCGACAAAGCCAACGAGCGCGTCACCGGCACCGTTCGCTTGAAGCTCTACAAAGGCAACGTCATCATCACCGGACGTAAATCACCTTATTCGCTTTACGATGAAGCTGTGGTCACGTTCGAAGAAGACTCCGTTTACGACCAGCACGATGCCGAGGGCTTCATTCGCCTCAACGCCTTGCGTTTACGGCTTGGCGCACGCGTGAAAATGTAA
- a CDS encoding glucosaminidase domain-containing protein, whose translation MIQLSNPRRIPWLGIAVVVVLLGVLVGSVFWWRTAHRAPDLDIQIATARAALERARQQRAIDFSADDITVAPYESDAFEDRKVLFLAKILPLVAAENERILAQREIVKRSSSSAQLNALALVYGLQPGSVRKENLLRRIDVLPPSLVLAQAAIESAWGTSRFAREGNALFGERTYDPDTPGITPKRATGFKVKSFTSLQGSVRSYMRTLNAHRAYRALRERRAAVRALGQPLSGPVLAAHLRAYSELGNDYIDMIMDTIAANRLDEFDHLLAITPTRQ comes from the coding sequence ATGATACAGCTGTCTAATCCACGCCGGATACCATGGCTAGGTATTGCCGTAGTCGTCGTTTTGCTCGGCGTGCTGGTCGGTTCCGTGTTCTGGTGGCGCACCGCCCACCGCGCGCCAGACCTGGATATCCAAATTGCGACCGCCCGGGCCGCACTGGAACGAGCGCGACAACAGCGCGCCATCGATTTCAGCGCCGACGACATCACAGTTGCACCATACGAAAGCGATGCGTTCGAAGACCGAAAAGTGTTATTTCTCGCCAAGATCTTGCCCTTGGTCGCGGCGGAAAATGAACGCATTCTGGCCCAGCGCGAGATCGTCAAGCGGTCCAGCTCGTCAGCGCAACTCAACGCCTTGGCGCTTGTGTACGGACTTCAGCCCGGCAGCGTGCGCAAAGAAAACCTGCTGCGCCGCATCGATGTTTTGCCGCCGTCCTTGGTTTTAGCCCAGGCCGCGATCGAGTCCGCCTGGGGCACGTCTCGGTTCGCCCGCGAAGGCAACGCGTTATTCGGTGAGCGCACCTATGACCCCGACACCCCCGGCATAACCCCCAAACGCGCCACTGGCTTTAAGGTCAAAAGCTTCACTTCCTTGCAAGGGTCCGTTCGCTCTTATATGCGGACCTTGAACGCACATCGCGCCTACCGGGCGTTGCGCGAACGCCGTGCCGCCGTTCGCGCCTTAGGTCAACCGCTTTCCGGCCCGGTTCTGGCGGCGCACCTGAGAGCTTATTCGGAACTCGGCAACGACTACATTGACATGATTATGGACACCATCGCCGCCAACCGTCTCGATGAGTTCGACCATCTGCTCGCCATCACGCCCACGCGCCAATAA
- a CDS encoding carboxymuconolactone decarboxylase family protein gives MSSFILHTRDTAPKGSHGVMDAYAERFGFVPNLINIMAESPAATQGYAHTYGLLAETDFSPAEQQLLFLTISRTNGCTYCVSAHTMAATMVGLDNATIDAVRDGRPILDPKLAALSSFAIKVVEKRGHLNRDDINDFLTAGYSRAQILEVLLAVATKTISNYMNHIAHTPLDEPFAAAEWSPSPQAA, from the coding sequence ATGTCATCCTTCATCCTTCACACCCGTGACACCGCTCCCAAAGGTTCCCATGGCGTTATGGATGCTTACGCCGAGCGTTTCGGCTTCGTGCCCAACCTCATCAACATCATGGCGGAATCACCCGCCGCAACCCAAGGGTATGCACACACGTATGGCTTGTTGGCTGAAACCGATTTTAGCCCCGCCGAACAGCAGTTGCTGTTTCTGACCATCAGCCGCACCAACGGCTGTACCTATTGTGTTTCTGCACATACCATGGCCGCAACGATGGTCGGTCTCGACAACGCAACCATCGATGCGGTACGCGACGGACGCCCTATTCTTGACCCGAAGCTTGCGGCACTTTCCAGCTTTGCCATCAAAGTGGTTGAAAAGCGCGGCCATTTGAACCGCGACGACATCAACGATTTTCTCACCGCGGGCTATAGCCGGGCACAAATTTTGGAAGTTCTGCTCGCCGTGGCGACCAAAACCATCAGCAACTATATGAACCATATCGCACATACGCCGCTGGACGAGCCGTTCGCCGCAGCCGAGTGGTCCCCCAGTCCACAGGCGGCCTGA
- a CDS encoding DsbA family protein, which translates to MTDTCNIHGDHDNPADAQHVDPGPGKHVLFFGDPMCSWCWGFAPELKQLAMLAQGQARFHVVMGGLRPGTVEPWDDAMRGYIRHHWQEVQAKTGQPFDFARFTDHNFVYDTEPSCRAVVSVRELSPDATLAMYEALQRAFYADNRDITDPLVLAELAVEVGVDRTQFESHFHSAAMRSQVGRDFHRTQAFGVQGFPSVLCAEDGQYAFLALGYRPYSAMQSDFEAWLAS; encoded by the coding sequence ATGACTGACACCTGCAATATTCACGGCGATCACGATAACCCTGCCGATGCGCAACACGTGGACCCCGGGCCCGGCAAGCACGTTCTGTTTTTCGGCGATCCGATGTGTTCGTGGTGTTGGGGGTTTGCCCCGGAACTCAAACAACTGGCGATGCTTGCCCAAGGTCAAGCGCGGTTTCATGTCGTGATGGGCGGGCTGCGTCCGGGAACGGTCGAGCCGTGGGATGACGCGATGCGCGGGTATATCCGTCATCATTGGCAAGAGGTCCAAGCCAAAACCGGACAGCCGTTCGATTTTGCCCGTTTTACAGACCACAATTTTGTCTACGACACGGAACCCAGTTGCCGTGCCGTGGTGAGTGTTCGGGAATTAAGCCCCGACGCCACCTTGGCGATGTACGAAGCGTTGCAGCGTGCTTTTTATGCGGACAATCGTGACATCACCGATCCGCTTGTGCTCGCTGAGCTCGCTGTAGAGGTCGGCGTGGACCGCACGCAATTCGAAAGCCACTTTCACTCCGCCGCGATGCGCTCCCAGGTTGGCAGGGACTTCCATCGCACCCAAGCGTTCGGCGTGCAAGGCTTTCCCTCGGTTTTGTGTGCCGAAGACGGTCAATATGCTTTCTTGGCATTGGGCTATCGCCCGTACAGCGCCATGCAAAGCGACTTTGAAGCGTGGCTCGCCAGCTAA
- a CDS encoding ATP-binding protein — MAVQRAARRAFVHPFLERLRNGGGVAAVLSGPGRAGKSILIKQVIQLLMGAGVDPKFLVYLRLDNPAFANLNLIELVDQAFMTSGVGAGGSGAYVFLDDIHNVPEWEERLDELARARPSCRIAAVTALVPEADTDVMGAAAGGKHKGPGPFSHTILPPVLFAEYLHIKRIREKLFDPYGRLTDLDALNAAFVDYVNFGGFPEVSFLTGGQVGNPVDVTSKILHRDLAGLCGIADQREVAKLMTRLALETGIETSIENLSKDMSVAKNTLRKYLEFLESSYLIKRIWRVDGEAKRFQRQTRFKVYLTSPALRAGLAGPVAMDDEAMARLAETAVISQFMHSPTFQRLYYAFWKKGRKHKHVSLVEMPAKGTKPVKCIELDWSNKAIARPHDVLGDMLDFLDENRPATPSKALTRNMSGKRFIGEHEIGFMPVAVWCFAVGQVLLEGPGALKKPA; from the coding sequence GTGGCGGTTCAGCGCGCGGCACGTCGCGCGTTCGTTCATCCGTTCTTGGAGCGGTTGCGCAACGGTGGCGGTGTGGCGGCAGTTTTGTCCGGCCCCGGACGCGCGGGCAAATCGATTTTGATCAAGCAAGTCATCCAGCTTTTGATGGGCGCAGGCGTCGACCCCAAGTTTCTGGTTTATTTGCGCCTCGACAATCCGGCATTTGCCAACCTCAATTTAATCGAATTGGTCGACCAAGCGTTTATGACATCGGGTGTCGGCGCGGGTGGTTCGGGCGCATATGTGTTTTTGGACGACATTCACAACGTGCCGGAATGGGAAGAGCGCCTGGATGAATTGGCGCGCGCGCGACCATCGTGCCGTATCGCGGCCGTGACCGCGTTGGTGCCCGAAGCCGACACCGACGTCATGGGTGCGGCAGCGGGCGGCAAACACAAAGGCCCAGGGCCGTTTTCACACACCATTTTGCCGCCGGTGCTGTTCGCTGAGTATTTGCATATCAAACGCATACGCGAAAAATTGTTCGACCCCTACGGTCGGCTAACAGACCTGGATGCTTTGAACGCTGCATTTGTCGATTACGTTAATTTTGGCGGTTTTCCTGAGGTTTCCTTTCTAACCGGCGGGCAAGTCGGCAATCCGGTGGATGTCACGTCAAAAATCCTGCACCGCGATTTGGCAGGATTGTGTGGCATCGCCGATCAACGCGAAGTGGCCAAGCTGATGACCCGACTGGCGTTGGAAACGGGCATCGAAACGAGCATCGAAAACCTCTCCAAGGACATGAGCGTGGCCAAAAATACGCTGCGTAAGTACCTGGAGTTCCTGGAATCTTCATATTTGATCAAACGGATCTGGCGGGTTGATGGCGAAGCCAAGCGGTTTCAACGTCAAACGCGCTTTAAGGTCTATTTGACGTCCCCGGCGTTGCGCGCAGGTTTGGCCGGTCCGGTGGCGATGGACGACGAAGCGATGGCACGTCTGGCGGAAACGGCGGTGATTTCACAATTCATGCATTCCCCGACATTTCAGCGACTCTATTACGCTTTTTGGAAAAAAGGCCGTAAACACAAGCATGTTTCGTTGGTCGAAATGCCGGCCAAAGGCACCAAACCGGTCAAGTGCATCGAGCTTGATTGGTCGAACAAAGCCATTGCCCGTCCCCACGATGTGTTGGGCGATATGCTCGACTTCCTGGACGAAAACCGGCCCGCCACGCCGTCCAAGGCCTTGACCCGCAATATGTCCGGCAAGCGCTTCATCGGCGAACATGAGATCGGATTCATGCCGGTCGCAGTGTGGTGTTTCGCCGTTGGCCAAGTTCTGTTGGAAGGCCCCGGCGCGCTCAAAAAGCCGGCCTGA
- a CDS encoding uracil-DNA glycosylase family protein — MVDLESLIDEIKACRVCADHLPLGPRPVVHMAEDAKILIIGQAPGTKVHETGIPWNDASGDRLRAWMGVDRETFYDPHRFAIMPMGFCYPGRAANGGDCPPRPECAPLWHAQLRGALTQIRLTLLIGGYAQKFYLGPACAPTMTETVRRGLSFGADILPLPHPSWRNTAWVRKNPWFEAQIIPELRRRVIGLIT; from the coding sequence ATGGTCGATCTGGAATCACTAATTGACGAAATCAAGGCTTGTCGGGTGTGCGCCGATCATTTGCCGCTGGGGCCGCGGCCGGTGGTGCACATGGCCGAGGATGCGAAAATTCTCATCATCGGGCAAGCGCCAGGCACCAAGGTGCATGAAACCGGAATCCCGTGGAATGATGCATCGGGAGACCGTTTGCGCGCATGGATGGGGGTCGATCGCGAAACGTTTTACGACCCTCACCGTTTTGCCATCATGCCGATGGGGTTTTGTTATCCAGGCCGCGCCGCCAACGGTGGAGATTGTCCGCCACGACCCGAATGCGCGCCGTTGTGGCATGCGCAGCTACGCGGCGCACTGACACAAATCAGACTGACATTGCTGATCGGCGGATATGCGCAAAAATTTTATCTCGGTCCAGCGTGCGCTCCGACAATGACCGAAACGGTGCGGCGGGGATTGTCTTTCGGTGCCGACATATTGCCATTGCCCCATCCCAGCTGGCGCAACACCGCATGGGTCCGTAAAAATCCTTGGTTTGAGGCCCAAATTATACCTGAACTGCGTCGTCGTGTGATTGGATTAATCACATAA
- a CDS encoding low molecular weight protein-tyrosine-phosphatase: MVSVLFVCLGNICRSPTAEGVFRDLVEREGLGGHIRIDSAGTHAYHIGEPPDGRAQAEAKRRGIDISGLRGRQARAQDFAEFDYVLAMDRSNHQNLLNICPADRRERLSMFLNFAPAVGCTEVPDPYYEGGFDSVYDMIEQAAHGLLADIRAKHL, encoded by the coding sequence ATGGTCAGCGTACTGTTCGTATGCCTCGGTAACATTTGTCGGTCCCCCACTGCCGAAGGGGTGTTTCGCGATCTGGTCGAGCGCGAAGGCCTCGGTGGACACATCCGCATCGACAGTGCCGGCACCCATGCCTACCACATCGGCGAGCCCCCCGACGGCCGTGCCCAGGCCGAAGCAAAACGTCGCGGTATAGACATCAGCGGCCTGCGCGGCCGTCAGGCACGCGCCCAGGATTTTGCTGAGTTCGACTACGTTTTGGCGATGGACCGCTCCAACCACCAAAACCTTCTGAACATCTGCCCCGCGGACCGGCGTGAGCGGCTCAGCATGTTTTTGAACTTCGCCCCCGCCGTGGGCTGCACGGAGGTCCCAGACCCCTATTACGAAGGCGGCTTCGACAGCGTCTACGACATGATCGAACAAGCCGCCCACGGATTGCTCGCCGATATTCGCGCCAAGCACCTGTAA